A single region of the Undibacterium sp. 5I1 genome encodes:
- a CDS encoding transposase, whose amino-acid sequence MNPTQRLLIMQRWNLLQHDLLPEIKQQCGSLTPKLEKLIHVLDWVRIEEFVSDQWQGIGRKPHDRGALASAFIAKAVLGLNTTAALIERLTMDRSLKRLCGFEMWKEVPNEATFSRAFGEFAQAKLAEKVHEALIKSYLGDSLIGHISRDGTAIAAREKPKKHMKVVSVEKAQKQRRGRPKKGEIRPPKEEKVTKIGWQLTQTLPSIVNALPKECDRGTKCNAQGYKVSWNGYKLHIDTADCGVAISALLTSASVHDSQTAVPLATMTAARVTNLYDLMDAAYCSEELRAHSKSLGHVPLIDHNARGGEKKPFAPHEQQRYKERTQAERTNGRLKDEFGGTTVRVRGSEKVMSHLMFGLLVLTADQLMRLFT is encoded by the coding sequence ATGAATCCTACACAACGCCTGCTGATAATGCAACGCTGGAATTTACTGCAACACGATTTGCTACCGGAGATAAAACAGCAATGCGGGTCACTGACGCCGAAGCTGGAAAAATTGATTCATGTACTAGACTGGGTGCGCATCGAAGAATTTGTGTCGGACCAATGGCAAGGGATAGGACGCAAACCGCATGACCGTGGTGCATTGGCCAGCGCCTTCATCGCCAAAGCTGTGTTGGGGCTCAATACAACAGCGGCCTTAATAGAACGATTGACGATGGATCGCAGTTTAAAACGGCTGTGCGGCTTTGAGATGTGGAAAGAAGTTCCGAATGAAGCCACTTTTTCGCGCGCCTTTGGCGAATTTGCCCAAGCCAAATTAGCGGAGAAAGTGCACGAAGCGCTGATCAAGAGTTATTTAGGCGACAGCCTCATTGGACACATCAGCCGTGACGGCACGGCGATTGCGGCGCGCGAGAAGCCGAAGAAACACATGAAAGTTGTTTCCGTAGAAAAGGCCCAAAAGCAGCGCCGTGGACGGCCAAAGAAAGGCGAGATAAGGCCGCCAAAGGAAGAGAAAGTGACCAAGATAGGCTGGCAGTTGACGCAAACTTTACCGAGCATCGTCAATGCTTTACCCAAAGAGTGTGACCGCGGCACTAAATGCAATGCGCAAGGTTATAAAGTGAGTTGGAACGGCTACAAGCTGCATATCGACACCGCTGACTGCGGCGTTGCCATCAGTGCGCTATTGACCAGCGCCTCGGTGCACGATAGTCAAACGGCGGTGCCGTTAGCAACGATGACGGCCGCACGAGTAACGAATTTGTACGATTTGATGGATGCAGCGTATTGCAGTGAAGAGTTAAGGGCACACAGCAAAAGTCTTGGCCACGTGCCATTAATTGATCACAACGCACGCGGCGGGGAGAAGAAACCGTTCGCCCCGCATGAACAACAGCGTTATAAAGAACGCACGCAAGCTGAACGTACCAATGGCAGGCTGAAAGACGAATTTGGTGGCACGACAGTACGGGTGCGTGGTAGCGAAAAAGTGATGTCGCATTTGATGTTTGGTTTATTGGTATTGACCGCAGATCAGTTGATGCGTTTATTTACGTAA
- a CDS encoding ATPase domain-containing protein: MNEKVNIRQLKTGVPGLDNLLGGGIPEFSFNLIAGAPGSGKTTLAHQIMFSLASPDNRALFFTTSGEPAIKMLRYQQQFPFFDLEKVRESIHFINLSVELMEESFNSVLKRIEKEVKNYSPGLIFVDSFRSVIDSDNENISHTSSLQQFVQKLGIQMSSWQATTFLIGEYVVPGSEPSPVFTIADGIIWLSQNLHRNSVVRKIQVIKLRGHAHAPGLHTFRISNLGIQIYPRAIINPGETVSLSTTSSVTDKRISVGVKGLDVMLGGGLPMGYSLLVVGPSGSGKTILATEFLAEGVRNGEKGVIAAFEKSPSQLLSGQLNSLVRDMKVGVIDTRSLDLSIDQTLHDLIDMIKKLQAKRVVIDSLSGFELALAPEFQEDFRGSLYRMIAELTGMGVTILMTSELEDRYADLRFSPFGSAFLADAIVMQRYIELEGQFKRAISVVKVRGSNHSKEIRLFDITDDGILLGESLSAYEGILTGHPQLAINNDGSRIWNNHE; encoded by the coding sequence ATGAATGAAAAAGTAAATATTCGCCAATTAAAAACTGGCGTACCAGGGCTCGACAATTTGCTGGGCGGAGGTATCCCTGAGTTTTCATTCAATCTCATTGCGGGTGCTCCAGGCAGTGGGAAAACCACTCTTGCACACCAAATTATGTTTTCACTAGCTAGTCCTGATAATCGTGCGTTGTTCTTTACGACATCGGGAGAACCAGCAATAAAAATGCTTCGATACCAACAGCAATTTCCTTTTTTTGATCTAGAGAAAGTGAGAGAGTCAATTCACTTTATTAATTTATCGGTCGAACTGATGGAGGAAAGTTTTAACAGCGTGCTGAAGCGCATCGAAAAAGAAGTAAAAAATTATTCTCCGGGTCTGATATTTGTTGATTCCTTTAGGTCAGTCATCGACTCCGACAATGAAAATATCAGCCATACATCCTCTTTACAGCAGTTTGTACAGAAGCTGGGAATACAAATGTCTAGTTGGCAAGCAACTACCTTTTTGATAGGGGAATATGTGGTACCCGGATCTGAGCCCAGTCCAGTTTTTACTATTGCAGACGGAATAATTTGGTTATCCCAAAATTTGCACCGGAACTCCGTCGTACGCAAAATCCAAGTAATTAAGTTGCGTGGTCATGCTCACGCTCCCGGCTTACATACATTTCGCATAAGTAATCTAGGAATCCAAATTTATCCACGAGCCATCATTAATCCTGGCGAGACAGTGAGTTTGTCGACAACTTCCTCTGTGACAGATAAGCGAATTTCTGTAGGAGTCAAAGGTTTGGACGTGATGCTGGGTGGTGGACTACCCATGGGCTATTCACTTTTAGTAGTCGGACCCTCGGGCTCGGGGAAAACAATATTAGCTACGGAATTTTTGGCTGAGGGTGTGCGAAATGGCGAGAAAGGGGTCATTGCCGCATTCGAGAAAAGTCCAAGCCAACTATTAAGTGGTCAGTTAAATTCTTTAGTAAGAGACATGAAAGTAGGTGTTATCGACACAAGGTCGCTCGATCTGTCTATTGATCAGACACTCCACGACTTGATAGATATGATTAAAAAATTGCAAGCCAAGCGTGTTGTGATCGATTCTTTGTCCGGGTTTGAATTAGCCTTGGCACCGGAATTTCAAGAAGACTTTAGAGGATCACTTTATAGAATGATTGCAGAACTGACTGGTATGGGTGTAACCATTTTGATGACCTCCGAATTAGAAGATCGATATGCCGATTTACGTTTTAGTCCCTTTGGCAGCGCATTTTTAGCAGATGCTATCGTCATGCAAAGATATATTGAACTTGAAGGTCAATTTAAGCGTGCAATCTCCGTTGTAAAAGTACGTGGAAGTAATCATAGTAAAGAAATTCGTTTATTCGACATTACCGACGACGGCATCCTATTAGGAGAATCATTATCTGCCTACGAAGGCATACTTACTGGTCACCCACAGTTAGCGATCAACAATGACGGTTCAAGAATCTGGAATAATCATGAATAA
- the tal gene encoding transaldolase, translating into MKPTTQLHQLGQSLWLDNITRDLLSSGILAHYLAELSITGLTSNPTIFDQAIRHTAAYDADIHQKLEEGKSTEAIFFELAMSDLRHAATLLLPIFKITDSVDGWVSLEVSPLLANDTEGTIEEARRLYKAANCPNLFIKIPGTPAGLKAIEESIFAGIAVNVTLLFSVKQYLAAAEAYLCGIERRISAGLDTKVFSVASVFVSRWDTGVKQEISPQYHNQLGIVMAMLIYKNYQILMTSVRWQKILQSGACPQRLLWASTGTKDLTAPDTLYVDALVAPGSIVTVPEKTLLAFADHGNPESVLPIDGGLASAVLEEFRREGVDDEALAERLQVEGVASFVKSWEALLSIINEKGRKLANVEISEQWESSNSGE; encoded by the coding sequence ATGAAACCTACAACACAACTGCATCAACTTGGACAAAGTCTCTGGCTCGACAATATCACACGTGATCTTTTGAGTAGTGGGATCCTAGCGCACTACTTGGCAGAGTTATCGATCACGGGATTGACTTCGAATCCAACTATTTTTGATCAGGCGATCAGGCATACCGCTGCTTATGATGCAGATATTCATCAAAAGTTGGAAGAGGGAAAGTCTACTGAAGCCATTTTTTTTGAATTGGCGATGAGTGATCTAAGACACGCAGCAACATTACTTCTTCCGATATTTAAGATCACTGACAGCGTGGATGGCTGGGTATCATTGGAGGTGTCTCCATTGTTAGCAAACGATACAGAGGGAACAATTGAAGAAGCTAGGCGTTTGTATAAAGCAGCAAATTGCCCTAATTTATTCATCAAAATTCCGGGCACCCCCGCAGGGCTGAAGGCGATCGAAGAATCGATTTTTGCTGGCATAGCAGTGAACGTGACATTACTATTCTCTGTAAAGCAATATCTTGCAGCAGCAGAAGCTTATCTTTGCGGTATTGAAAGACGAATCTCAGCCGGTCTTGACACGAAAGTGTTTTCGGTAGCGTCCGTTTTTGTCAGCCGCTGGGACACTGGGGTAAAGCAGGAAATCTCACCTCAATACCATAATCAGTTGGGCATTGTGATGGCGATGCTGATTTATAAAAACTATCAAATACTCATGACATCTGTGCGCTGGCAGAAAATCCTGCAATCAGGTGCTTGCCCACAACGGCTATTGTGGGCAAGCACAGGGACTAAAGATCTTACGGCACCAGATACCTTGTATGTCGATGCTTTAGTGGCTCCGGGAAGTATCGTTACCGTTCCTGAAAAAACCTTACTTGCCTTCGCAGATCATGGTAATCCGGAAAGCGTATTACCTATCGACGGCGGACTTGCCTCTGCAGTATTAGAAGAATTCAGACGGGAGGGCGTCGATGACGAAGCTCTGGCGGAGCGACTGCAAGTTGAAGGAGTTGCGTCATTCGTCAAGTCTTGGGAGGCTTTGCTTTCAATAATTAACGAAAAGGGACGAAAGCTTGCGAATGTTGAAATTTCGGAACAGTGGGAAAGTAGCAACTCCGGTGAATAA
- the tkt gene encoding transketolase encodes MNESEQFSELEIDERCINTLRTLSIDAVQKAQSGHPGTPMGAAPTAYCLWQYFLRYDPEDSQWINRDRFVLSAGHACALLYSLLHLTGIKAQSSSYPPGDRLAVTLEDLKSFRQAGSRCTGHPEYGWTSGVETTTGPLGQGLASSVGMAISERWLAATYNRPGFDLFNHHIYALCGDGDMMEGVSSEAASLAGHLKLSNLCWIYDDNNISIEGATSITFTENVAARFVAYGWQVLKVKNANNLTALTKAYQIFADSDKREEHQQQTHDENEDRPTLIIVESHIGYGAPHKQDTREAHGEPLGEDEVRLTKLFYGFKPDLQFDVPEGVIDHFKKRFASRGVLAHAAWNTLMLAYRQEYPALASEIDLMQERNLPEGWETALPIFDADEKGLATRDSSSVLLNGLARKIPWLLGGAADLSPSTKTQLNLLAPSNFQAIGQAQEGNYAGRNFHFGVREHAMCAIGNGMSLYGLRPFTSSFLIFTDYCRAALRLSAMMELPLIYIWTHDSIGMGEDGPTHQPIEQLASLRAMPGMVVLRPADANEVVEAWRVIMQLKQTPVCLVLTRQTVPTLDRSIYASANGLAQGAYILADAPGGQVDVLLIATGSEVGLCIKAYEQLKSEGIHARVISMPSWELFESQPQSYKDKILPPSIKARLVVEAASTFGWERYVGLDGSILGLHTFGISAPMKVLLRQFGLETEHVVASAKVQIILDRK; translated from the coding sequence TTGAACGAGTCTGAGCAATTTTCTGAGCTGGAAATCGATGAGCGATGTATTAATACCTTACGTACTTTATCAATTGATGCAGTACAAAAAGCCCAGTCAGGTCACCCTGGCACCCCAATGGGCGCAGCGCCAACTGCGTATTGTTTGTGGCAATATTTTTTACGGTATGATCCTGAAGACTCGCAATGGATTAATCGTGATCGTTTTGTCTTATCCGCTGGTCACGCCTGTGCTTTGCTATACAGCTTACTTCATCTGACAGGGATAAAAGCTCAGTCGTCAAGTTATCCACCCGGCGATCGGCTGGCAGTCACTCTGGAGGATTTAAAGAGTTTTCGACAAGCAGGAAGTCGCTGCACCGGACACCCTGAATACGGCTGGACTTCTGGAGTTGAAACTACTACAGGGCCGCTAGGGCAAGGGTTGGCAAGCAGTGTCGGCATGGCGATCTCAGAGCGCTGGTTAGCTGCGACCTACAATCGCCCTGGCTTTGATCTATTCAACCATCATATATATGCTTTATGTGGTGATGGCGACATGATGGAAGGCGTCAGCAGCGAGGCGGCATCGCTGGCGGGGCATCTGAAATTATCTAATCTGTGCTGGATTTATGATGACAACAACATCAGTATTGAAGGAGCGACCTCAATCACTTTTACGGAAAATGTTGCGGCTCGCTTCGTCGCTTATGGTTGGCAGGTACTCAAAGTCAAGAATGCTAATAATTTGACTGCCTTAACAAAGGCTTATCAGATCTTTGCAGATTCAGATAAACGAGAAGAGCATCAGCAACAAACGCATGACGAAAATGAGGACAGACCTACTCTCATCATTGTCGAAAGCCACATTGGCTACGGCGCACCACATAAGCAGGATACGCGCGAAGCCCATGGAGAGCCTTTAGGTGAAGATGAAGTCCGTCTGACAAAACTATTCTATGGATTTAAACCTGATTTACAATTTGATGTACCTGAAGGGGTGATTGATCATTTTAAAAAGCGATTCGCATCGCGTGGTGTATTAGCTCATGCGGCTTGGAACACGTTGATGTTGGCCTATCGCCAGGAATATCCTGCGTTAGCCTCAGAAATTGATCTCATGCAAGAGCGTAATCTGCCTGAAGGCTGGGAGACGGCCTTACCCATTTTTGATGCTGATGAAAAGGGTCTTGCTACGCGTGATTCATCAAGTGTTCTATTGAATGGGCTGGCACGCAAAATACCTTGGCTATTGGGTGGGGCTGCTGATCTGTCGCCGTCGACTAAAACTCAACTCAACTTACTGGCACCGAGTAATTTTCAAGCGATTGGTCAAGCACAGGAAGGCAATTATGCCGGACGTAATTTTCATTTTGGTGTGCGTGAGCATGCAATGTGTGCCATTGGGAATGGGATGAGTTTATACGGCTTGCGTCCGTTTACCTCTAGTTTTCTCATCTTTACTGACTATTGTCGCGCCGCACTTCGACTCAGCGCGATGATGGAGCTACCTTTAATTTATATCTGGACGCATGATTCGATTGGTATGGGAGAGGATGGCCCCACTCATCAACCGATAGAGCAACTCGCCTCGCTTCGCGCCATGCCAGGCATGGTGGTGTTGCGGCCAGCAGATGCGAATGAGGTGGTGGAAGCCTGGCGAGTAATAATGCAGCTAAAACAAACACCTGTTTGTTTGGTATTGACACGGCAAACGGTACCTACCTTGGATCGTTCTATCTATGCCAGCGCGAATGGTCTTGCTCAAGGCGCCTATATTTTGGCGGACGCTCCAGGTGGTCAAGTGGATGTACTGCTGATCGCAACAGGCAGCGAGGTAGGACTTTGTATTAAAGCATACGAACAGTTAAAGAGTGAGGGCATACATGCTCGCGTCATCAGCATGCCATCATGGGAACTATTTGAAAGCCAACCGCAATCCTACAAAGATAAAATACTGCCTCCGTCAATCAAAGCAAGACTCGTTGTAGAGGCGGCCTCAACATTTGGATGGGAGCGCTACGTCGGTTTGGACGGTAGTATTTTAGGCTTGCATACCTTTGGTATCTCTGCCCCGATGAAAGTGTTGTTAAGACAATTTGGACTTGAGACGGAGCATGTCGTCGCCTCTGCCAAAGTACAAATTATTTTAGATCGCAAATGA
- a CDS encoding putative bifunctional diguanylate cyclase/phosphodiesterase — translation MNKDEPENAAQDNHENEPTVPIIKLTSVPVEDIIVREHALQEDEAIVLSREKLASARENTAHLREDAAQQREGTVQAREDVANIREVGAILRENKILIESINPFETDNQLTVLQQANAHLVIASIESQKLVEKIENTKAKLNHLAHHDALTDLPNRMLLQDRLTQAIELAHRQGKQLAVMFIDLDHFKYINDSLGHATGDGLLKSVAKRLLDCVRQSDTISRQGGDEFIVLLPSIEHAEYAALSAKKILMSLELPHLVEQNEIFIGASIGIGIYPDDGDDTRTLLKNADIAMYHAKQYGRNNFKFFEQGMNDRAIERQSIETSLRRALERDEFILHYQPKVCLNTGIVVGVEALIRWQHPERGFLLPGQFISIAEECGLIIQIGRWVLHTACRQAQLWIKEGFPAIVISINTSALELRADDFLKNILCVLRETNVEARYLEIELTESVLIQNADSAYSVLQALSDLGIKLALDDFGTGYSSLSYLRRFPFNNLKIDQSFIRQLTNDPDDGTLVSAVINMGRSLKMCVIAEGIETSEQHDYLLSQRCEQGQGFYLARPMLADELSVLLSSGATLPLSDP, via the coding sequence ATGAATAAGGACGAACCAGAAAATGCGGCTCAGGATAATCACGAAAATGAGCCCACAGTTCCGATCATCAAACTCACTAGCGTACCCGTGGAAGATATTATCGTACGAGAACATGCCTTGCAAGAAGATGAGGCAATTGTTTTAAGCCGCGAGAAATTGGCTTCGGCAAGAGAAAATACTGCACATTTACGTGAAGATGCGGCGCAGCAGCGTGAAGGAACAGTACAAGCACGCGAGGACGTAGCGAACATAAGGGAAGTAGGAGCAATTCTGCGCGAAAACAAAATACTAATTGAATCCATAAATCCGTTTGAAACTGATAACCAATTAACAGTCTTGCAGCAGGCAAACGCCCACTTGGTGATAGCCTCAATCGAATCACAAAAATTGGTTGAAAAAATAGAAAATACTAAAGCAAAGTTAAATCATTTAGCCCATCACGACGCCCTTACTGATCTACCAAATCGCATGTTATTGCAAGACAGACTCACTCAAGCGATCGAATTAGCACATCGTCAAGGAAAGCAACTTGCAGTGATGTTTATAGATCTTGATCATTTTAAATATATTAATGATTCTTTAGGGCATGCAACCGGTGATGGCTTGCTTAAATCAGTCGCAAAACGCTTGCTAGATTGTGTACGTCAATCAGACACAATCAGTCGCCAAGGAGGAGACGAATTTATTGTTCTTCTACCTTCAATTGAGCATGCGGAATATGCAGCGCTAAGTGCAAAAAAAATCTTGATGTCACTCGAATTACCTCATTTGGTTGAGCAAAATGAGATTTTTATTGGCGCAAGTATTGGTATTGGTATTTATCCTGATGATGGGGACGATACTCGAACACTCTTAAAAAACGCTGATATTGCGATGTACCACGCAAAACAATATGGGCGTAATAATTTTAAATTTTTTGAACAAGGAATGAACGATAGAGCAATCGAACGGCAATCGATTGAGACTAGCTTGCGTAGAGCGTTAGAACGAGACGAATTTATTCTTCATTATCAACCTAAAGTGTGTTTAAACACTGGTATCGTAGTTGGAGTTGAGGCGCTTATTCGATGGCAACATCCCGAAAGAGGTTTTTTATTGCCGGGACAGTTCATATCGATCGCAGAAGAATGCGGTTTGATAATACAAATTGGTCGATGGGTTCTACACACTGCTTGCCGTCAGGCGCAACTTTGGATAAAAGAAGGTTTTCCTGCGATCGTGATTTCGATAAACACTTCGGCCCTTGAGTTACGGGCAGACGATTTCCTAAAAAACATACTGTGTGTACTGCGTGAGACTAACGTCGAAGCTCGCTATTTGGAAATTGAGCTTACAGAGAGTGTATTAATACAGAATGCTGATTCTGCCTACTCCGTATTGCAAGCGCTTTCTGATTTGGGAATCAAGTTAGCACTCGATGATTTCGGAACCGGCTACTCTAGTCTTAGCTACTTGAGACGATTCCCTTTTAATAATCTTAAAATCGACCAATCATTCATTCGACAGCTTACCAACGATCCAGACGACGGAACCCTAGTAAGCGCTGTAATTAATATGGGGAGATCCCTTAAGATGTGCGTTATTGCAGAGGGAATTGAAACGTCTGAACAACACGACTATCTACTTTCTCAAAGATGTGAGCAAGGACAAGGATTTTATTTGGCTCGACCTATGCTAGCAGATGAACTTAGTGTGTTATTGAGTTCTGGCGCAACCCTACCCTTATCGGATCCGTAA
- a CDS encoding diguanylate cyclase domain-containing protein: MHAEKYLCVKASIGISLYPNDGQDADTLNKNPDTTMYFAKTGIRNTDEFFRSNMDTQVI; encoded by the coding sequence TTGCATGCAGAAAAATATTTATGTGTGAAAGCTAGCATTGGGATAAGCCTCTATCCTAATGATGGGCAAGATGCAGATACGCTGAATAAAAATCCAGACACTACCATGTATTTTGCTAAAACCGGGATCAGGAATACTGACGAATTTTTTCGCAGCAATATGGACACTCAAGTAATTTAG
- a CDS encoding PQQ-dependent sugar dehydrogenase, which produces MRHTKIVTPFFLLISFFGGESVLSQTVNDMARMGSNPTLPKPQKQLIPTVNIAPAIGWPLGMKPVAPPGFSVTAFSVNLDHPRWLYVLPNGDVLVAETNAPPKPDDSKGIKGFVMKKVMKKAGAGVASANRITLLRGINKEGVAEIKTAFLEGLNSPFGMALVGEDLYIADTDAVLRFPYKEGDTKITSKPVKIADLPAGTINHHWTKNIIASRDGTRLYVSVGSNSNVGENGIEAETNRADILEITIKTGAVRVFASGLRNPVGMAWQPENGSLWTAVNERDELGDDLVPDYMTSVKDGAFYGWPYCYFGQNIDTRVTPQRPDLVESAIKPDFALGAHTASLGLTFYDANLFSPHYKNGAFIGQHGSWNRKLHSGYKVIFVPFVNGQPTGAVEDFLTGFLSRNHEAYGRPVGVAVDKKGALLVADDVGNVIWRINK; this is translated from the coding sequence ATGCGCCATACAAAAATAGTGACTCCATTTTTTCTACTAATTAGTTTTTTTGGGGGTGAAAGCGTGTTGTCGCAAACAGTCAACGATATGGCACGAATGGGAAGTAACCCGACTTTACCGAAACCCCAAAAGCAACTAATACCCACGGTTAATATCGCACCCGCAATCGGGTGGCCATTAGGCATGAAACCTGTCGCGCCTCCAGGCTTTTCAGTTACTGCTTTCAGCGTCAATCTTGATCACCCACGGTGGCTTTATGTTCTTCCTAATGGTGATGTTCTAGTTGCAGAAACCAATGCACCTCCCAAGCCTGACGATAGCAAAGGTATCAAAGGCTTTGTGATGAAAAAAGTCATGAAAAAAGCCGGCGCTGGAGTGGCCAGTGCAAATCGAATTACATTATTAAGAGGTATTAATAAGGAAGGTGTCGCAGAAATAAAAACAGCATTCTTAGAAGGTTTAAATTCACCCTTCGGTATGGCATTAGTGGGCGAGGATTTGTATATCGCCGACACTGATGCTGTGTTACGTTTTCCGTATAAAGAAGGCGATACAAAAATTACCTCAAAGCCGGTGAAAATCGCTGATCTTCCTGCTGGAACAATTAACCATCATTGGACGAAAAATATTATTGCTAGCCGAGATGGTACTCGTTTATACGTGAGTGTTGGATCGAATAGTAATGTGGGTGAAAACGGCATAGAAGCAGAAACCAATCGCGCTGATATTTTGGAAATCACGATCAAAACAGGGGCAGTTCGAGTGTTCGCCTCTGGATTACGTAATCCAGTGGGGATGGCCTGGCAGCCAGAAAACGGCAGTTTGTGGACTGCTGTTAACGAGCGGGATGAATTGGGAGACGACCTGGTACCTGACTACATGACCTCTGTAAAAGACGGTGCTTTTTATGGCTGGCCATACTGTTATTTTGGACAGAACATCGATACACGGGTGACTCCGCAACGACCTGACTTAGTGGAGAGTGCAATCAAGCCGGATTTTGCATTAGGTGCGCATACGGCATCTTTAGGTCTCACTTTTTATGATGCCAACTTATTTTCTCCTCATTATAAAAACGGAGCATTTATTGGACAACATGGATCTTGGAATAGGAAGTTACATAGTGGCTACAAAGTGATCTTTGTTCCGTTTGTAAATGGTCAACCCACTGGTGCGGTTGAGGACTTCCTGACTGGCTTTCTAAGTAGAAATCATGAAGCGTATGGGCGACCTGTGGGGGTAGCGGTTGATAAAAAAGGGGCGTTACTTGTGGCTGATGATGTAGGTAATGTTATTTGGCGTATCAATAAATGA
- a CDS encoding sensor histidine kinase: MRIKQILINLLSNAIKYNLPGGEVAIICSTSTSGRLRINVNDTGGGLTPAKLNQLFQPFNRLGQEAGNEGGTGIGLIVCKRLIELMGGTIGVESVLGKGSSFWVELDTSLQSYSTAENMLPMPNSEKLSFLQNTQTSKVEHGCGHCCDWFSCLKRHM; this comes from the coding sequence GTGCGCATCAAACAAATTCTCATCAATTTGCTCTCGAATGCGATTAAATATAATCTGCCGGGCGGAGAGGTTGCAATAATTTGTTCTACAAGCACTTCTGGACGCCTTCGTATTAATGTAAATGATACTGGGGGAGGATTAACGCCCGCGAAACTCAACCAACTCTTTCAGCCGTTTAATCGACTTGGTCAAGAGGCAGGCAATGAAGGGGGAACAGGTATCGGACTGATAGTCTGTAAACGACTGATTGAATTGATGGGAGGAACGATCGGGGTCGAAAGCGTACTTGGTAAGGGCAGTTCCTTCTGGGTGGAATTAGACACCTCGTTGCAGTCGTATAGTACGGCGGAAAATATGTTGCCAATGCCCAATTCAGAAAAACTGAGCTTCTTGCAAAATACCCAAACCAGTAAAGTCGAGCATGGGTGTGGCCACTGTTGCGATTGGTTTTCTTGTTTGAAGCGGCACATGTGA
- a CDS encoding response regulator, with protein MANLKLIEAIVARRPAIILVSAPNGLKGIEIATQIVPDIILIDIDLPDMNGKEVLHILRKNPATSHIPIIALSANAMRNDIETGLKAGFLQYLTKPIKIKEFMETIDVYLEVQPEL; from the coding sequence TTGGCGAACCTTAAACTCATCGAAGCGATTGTCGCGCGACGCCCAGCTATTATTCTAGTGAGCGCCCCAAACGGACTAAAAGGAATCGAAATAGCGACTCAAATAGTCCCCGATATTATTCTGATAGATATCGACTTACCTGACATGAACGGAAAGGAAGTACTCCATATCTTGAGAAAAAATCCAGCTACTTCTCATATTCCTATTATCGCGCTTAGCGCCAACGCAATGCGCAATGACATTGAAACTGGTTTAAAAGCAGGATTCCTTCAGTATCTCACCAAGCCAATTAAGATAAAGGAATTTATGGAAACGATTGATGTTTATCTTGAAGTGCAGCCTGAGCTATAG